From a region of the Chitinophaga caseinilytica genome:
- a CDS encoding transcriptional regulator, which yields MFKELDPVLHSQLRLAVMSVLMREKEAEFTVLKELTNATAGNLSVQINKLKEAEYIEVTKQFKDNYPQTICRVTEKGSAAFENYIRSIKSYFHTGGKS from the coding sequence GTGTTTAAAGAACTGGACCCGGTTTTGCACTCGCAGTTGCGGCTGGCAGTGATGTCGGTGCTGATGCGGGAGAAAGAAGCGGAATTTACCGTACTGAAGGAGTTGACCAACGCCACGGCGGGGAATCTCAGCGTGCAGATCAACAAGCTGAAGGAAGCGGAATACATCGAAGTCACGAAGCAGTTCAAGGATAATTACCCCCAAACCATTTGCCGCGTCACCGAAAAAGGATCGGCGGCTTTCGAGAATTACATTCGCTCCATCAAATCTTATTTCCATACCGGCGGGAAGTCCTGA
- a CDS encoding TonB-dependent receptor — MYKLFLPLVCLLFPLAMQAQTVVTGKVTDARKKPLAGVNISLVGSYDGATSAKDGSFSFTTSEKGERLITATLAGFASIEVKTDLSSSAPLLLVLKETVNELKMVTISAGSFEASDEKKNTVLKPLDIVTTAGANADIVSALKTLPGAQQVGEKEGLFVRGGTGYETQTFIDGMLVRNPFSSGMPDFAARGRFSPFLFKGTTFSSGGYSAQYGQGLSSALVLESIDLPERSSYTVGLGSVGPSVGIDKLSKDKKKGYGFEMDYTNLWPYFKIMKQKQEPVVAPEYLNASGNYRIKTSKNGMLKIFVMGTAGRFGFKGESLEYPGSKEEFRLNNQFVYTNVSWKESLGNGWKIQLGTSYSTNRDRITMDTLGKQPEPTRIKTRQDLSQFRAMLSKNLGKFSVLRLGSEYQYGTEASKFNNLEADFVDSYTASFAEADVYITPRFVGRLGTRYEYSSLLRSPNIAPRASLAYKLDAKSQVALAYGEFYQKPEPQYLRFDHNLGYMRATHYIASYQHISQFRVFRTEVFYKQYHDLIKTVPSYNNNGKGYAKGAELFWRDKKLIKNADYWISYSWLDTKRDHLNFPYEVQPDFAAEHTATLVYKHFIPDWMLNLGATYTFATGRPYYNPNRPQSEFMTDRTRNLNTLGINVNYLTTVGKAFTVFVFTMSNVIGNEQQYGWRYSSDKMRRSMVGPMAPRFFYLGMFMSFGIDRRQEMIDRQ; from the coding sequence ATGTACAAGCTATTCCTCCCCCTGGTTTGCCTGTTGTTCCCCCTGGCGATGCAGGCGCAGACCGTGGTCACCGGTAAAGTGACCGACGCCCGCAAGAAGCCCCTGGCAGGCGTGAACATCTCCCTGGTCGGGAGTTACGACGGCGCCACGTCCGCCAAAGACGGCAGCTTCTCCTTCACCACTTCCGAAAAGGGCGAACGCCTCATCACCGCCACACTCGCCGGCTTCGCTTCCATCGAAGTAAAAACGGACCTTTCCTCCAGCGCACCCCTGCTGCTCGTCCTGAAAGAAACCGTGAACGAACTGAAAATGGTCACCATTTCGGCCGGCAGCTTCGAAGCCAGCGACGAAAAGAAGAACACCGTCCTCAAGCCCCTTGATATCGTGACCACCGCCGGCGCCAACGCAGACATCGTGAGCGCGCTCAAAACCCTGCCCGGAGCGCAGCAGGTAGGCGAGAAGGAAGGCCTCTTCGTGCGCGGGGGCACCGGGTACGAAACACAAACCTTTATAGACGGGATGCTCGTCCGCAACCCTTTCTCCAGCGGTATGCCCGACTTCGCAGCGCGCGGCCGGTTCTCGCCATTCCTCTTCAAAGGCACCACCTTCAGCAGCGGCGGCTATTCCGCGCAATACGGCCAGGGCCTCAGCTCCGCGCTCGTCCTCGAATCCATCGACCTGCCGGAACGCTCCTCCTACACCGTGGGCCTCGGGTCTGTGGGGCCGTCTGTCGGCATCGATAAACTGTCGAAAGACAAAAAGAAAGGTTACGGCTTCGAAATGGACTACACCAATCTCTGGCCCTACTTCAAGATCATGAAGCAGAAACAGGAGCCCGTGGTGGCGCCCGAATACCTGAACGCATCCGGCAACTACCGCATCAAAACCTCGAAAAACGGCATGCTGAAAATCTTCGTCATGGGCACCGCCGGGCGGTTCGGATTTAAAGGCGAAAGTCTGGAGTATCCCGGGTCGAAGGAAGAATTCCGCCTCAACAACCAGTTCGTCTACACCAACGTTTCCTGGAAAGAAAGCCTGGGCAACGGCTGGAAGATCCAGCTCGGCACTTCCTACAGCACCAACCGCGACCGCATCACCATGGATACGCTCGGCAAGCAACCGGAGCCCACGCGCATCAAGACCCGCCAGGATCTTTCGCAGTTCCGCGCCATGCTGTCGAAAAACCTCGGCAAATTCTCCGTGCTCCGCCTCGGCAGCGAATATCAATACGGAACGGAAGCCTCGAAATTCAATAACCTCGAAGCCGATTTCGTAGACAGCTATACCGCGTCTTTCGCAGAAGCGGACGTGTACATCACCCCGAGGTTCGTGGGCCGCCTCGGCACCCGCTACGAATATTCCTCGCTGCTGCGGTCCCCCAACATCGCGCCGCGCGCATCGCTCGCCTATAAACTCGACGCCAAAAGCCAGGTGGCCCTGGCATACGGCGAGTTTTACCAGAAGCCGGAGCCGCAGTACCTCCGATTCGATCATAACCTCGGCTACATGCGCGCCACGCACTACATCGCCAGCTATCAGCATATTTCCCAGTTCCGCGTATTCCGGACGGAAGTATTCTATAAACAATATCACGATCTGATCAAAACCGTTCCTTCCTACAACAATAACGGTAAAGGCTATGCGAAAGGAGCGGAACTTTTCTGGCGCGATAAAAAACTCATCAAAAACGCCGATTACTGGATTTCCTACTCCTGGCTCGATACCAAGCGCGATCACCTGAATTTCCCGTACGAAGTACAGCCCGATTTCGCGGCGGAACATACGGCCACTTTGGTATACAAACATTTCATCCCCGACTGGATGCTCAACCTGGGCGCCACCTACACCTTTGCGACGGGGCGGCCGTATTACAATCCGAACCGCCCGCAAAGCGAGTTCATGACCGACCGCACGCGTAACCTCAACACGCTCGGCATCAACGTCAACTACCTGACCACCGTCGGCAAGGCGTTCACGGTATTCGTGTTCACCATGTCAAACGTGATCGGGAACGAACAGCAATACGGCTGGCGCTATTCGTCGGACAAGATGCGCAGGAGCATGGTAGGGCCCATGGCGCCGAGGTTCTTTTACCTGGGCATGTTCATGAGCTTCGGCATCGACCGCCGGCAGGAAATGATCGACCGTCAATAA
- a CDS encoding helix-turn-helix domain-containing protein: MTHRTPTPDDTRYLMDTIYVIGGKWRLLIMLSLSQGHTRFSDILRSIPGITPRMLSRELKHLELNKIVVRELNDDTDNTDYRVTVYCQSFDPVVQAMVEWGRQHLENIKADQFRPRAVK; this comes from the coding sequence ATGACCCACCGCACGCCCACCCCCGACGATACCCGCTACCTGATGGACACTATTTACGTCATCGGCGGCAAATGGCGCCTGCTCATCATGCTCTCGCTTTCGCAGGGCCACACCCGCTTTTCCGACATCCTCCGCAGCATCCCCGGCATCACACCGCGCATGCTCAGCCGGGAACTGAAGCATCTGGAGCTTAATAAGATCGTGGTCCGCGAGCTGAACGACGATACGGATAATACCGATTACCGCGTCACGGTATATTGCCAGTCTTTCGACCCCGTGGTGCAGGCGATGGTGGAGTGGGGCAGGCAACATTTGGAAAACATCAAAGCCGATCAGTTCCGGCCGCGCGCGGTGAAATGA
- a CDS encoding cupin domain-containing protein gives MKSLLSALLFAIPAAAQTSGDRISSRKIITMKPTGETVQLLTSGKETNGAYAEFLVTLPEGKPGPPLHTHPKQHEYFEAVEGTLGLYADGKKLILQPGESFTVEPGVQHAFFNAGTGTAKWKARVTPALNFEYLAEETILALNRAFPEMPSDYELKYILWQAKGEYYLADVSMFKQKILWPLKGWWGKITGRAKAVTPRKHAYHLPNKIP, from the coding sequence ATGAAATCATTACTTTCCGCCCTGCTCTTCGCCATCCCCGCAGCGGCGCAGACTTCCGGAGACCGGATCTCCAGCCGGAAGATCATCACCATGAAACCCACCGGCGAAACCGTGCAGCTCCTCACCTCCGGTAAAGAAACCAACGGCGCGTATGCGGAATTCCTCGTCACCCTGCCTGAAGGCAAGCCTGGCCCCCCGTTGCACACCCACCCGAAGCAGCATGAGTACTTCGAAGCGGTAGAAGGCACGCTGGGCCTGTATGCCGATGGGAAAAAGCTCATCCTGCAGCCAGGGGAATCCTTTACCGTGGAGCCCGGCGTCCAGCACGCTTTCTTCAATGCCGGAACCGGCACCGCCAAATGGAAAGCCCGCGTCACCCCCGCGCTGAATTTTGAGTATCTTGCCGAAGAAACCATCCTGGCCCTGAACCGCGCCTTCCCCGAAATGCCTTCCGATTACGAACTGAAATACATTCTCTGGCAGGCGAAAGGAGAATACTACCTGGCCGATGTTTCCATGTTCAAACAAAAGATCCTCTGGCCGCTGAAAGGCTGGTGGGGCAAAATCACCGGCAGGGCGAAAGCCGTAACGCCCCGTAAACACGCGTATCATTTACCTAACAAAATACCATGA
- the atpA gene encoding F0F1 ATP synthase subunit alpha, which yields MVDIKPDEISAILRQQLSNFNASAELEEVGTVLQVGDGIARVYGLNNVRSGELVEFENGVKAIALNLEEDNVGVVLMGESTAIKEGDTVRRTGQIASIKVGEGLVGRVVNTLGEPIDGKGPISGELYEMPLERKAPGVIYREPVKEPLQTGIKAIDAMIPIGRGQRELVIGDRQTGKTAICIDAIINQKEFFDAGKPVYCIYVAIGQKASTVAGVMKTLQESGAMAYTTIVAASAADPAPLQFYAPFAGAAIGEFFRDTGRPALIIYDDLSKQAVAYREVSLLLRRPPGREAYPGDVFYLHSRLLERAAKVIAKDDIAKQMNDLPESIRHLVKGGGSLTALPIIETQAGDVSAYIPTNVISITDGQIFLENNLFNAGIRPAINVGISVSRVGGNAQIKSMKKVSGTLKLDQAMYREMEAFSKFGGDLDAATKSVLDKGARNVEILKQPQFSPFSVEKQVAIIYLGTNGLLREVPVKNVAAFQDAFLHEMEVRLPEVLGEFKKGNLPEEGIKKMVALADELKPRFA from the coding sequence ATGGTTGATATTAAACCAGATGAAATTTCGGCGATACTTCGCCAGCAACTGAGCAACTTCAACGCTTCCGCGGAACTGGAAGAAGTAGGCACGGTACTGCAGGTGGGTGACGGTATCGCCCGTGTATATGGCCTGAACAACGTTCGCTCCGGTGAACTCGTGGAATTCGAGAACGGGGTAAAAGCAATCGCGCTGAACCTGGAAGAAGACAACGTGGGTGTGGTACTGATGGGTGAATCCACCGCTATCAAAGAAGGTGACACCGTTCGCCGCACCGGCCAGATCGCCTCCATCAAAGTGGGCGAAGGCCTCGTTGGCCGCGTGGTGAACACCCTCGGCGAACCGATCGACGGTAAAGGCCCCATCTCCGGCGAACTGTACGAAATGCCCCTGGAACGTAAAGCTCCCGGTGTAATCTACCGCGAACCGGTAAAGGAACCGCTGCAAACCGGTATCAAGGCGATCGACGCCATGATCCCCATCGGCCGCGGCCAGCGTGAGCTGGTGATCGGTGACCGCCAGACCGGTAAAACCGCCATCTGCATCGACGCCATCATCAATCAGAAAGAATTTTTTGACGCGGGCAAACCCGTGTATTGCATATACGTAGCCATCGGTCAGAAAGCATCCACCGTTGCCGGTGTGATGAAAACGCTGCAGGAAAGCGGCGCCATGGCCTACACCACCATCGTTGCAGCTTCCGCTGCCGATCCGGCCCCCCTCCAGTTCTACGCTCCGTTCGCTGGCGCTGCCATCGGTGAATTCTTCCGCGACACCGGCCGCCCGGCGCTGATCATTTACGATGACCTGTCCAAACAAGCCGTAGCTTACCGTGAGGTGTCCCTGCTGCTCCGCCGTCCTCCCGGACGTGAGGCGTACCCCGGTGACGTATTCTACCTGCACAGCCGTCTCCTCGAACGCGCCGCGAAAGTGATCGCGAAAGACGATATCGCCAAACAGATGAACGACCTCCCCGAGTCTATCAGGCACCTCGTGAAAGGCGGTGGTTCCCTGACCGCCCTGCCGATCATCGAAACACAGGCTGGTGACGTATCCGCATACATCCCCACGAACGTGATCTCCATCACCGACGGACAGATCTTCCTCGAGAACAACCTGTTCAACGCCGGTATCCGTCCTGCGATCAACGTAGGTATCTCCGTATCCCGCGTAGGTGGTAACGCCCAGATCAAGTCGATGAAGAAAGTATCCGGTACCCTGAAACTCGACCAGGCGATGTACCGCGAAATGGAAGCCTTCTCCAAATTCGGTGGTGACCTCGATGCGGCTACCAAATCCGTTCTGGACAAAGGTGCCCGTAACGTGGAAATCCTGAAACAACCGCAGTTCAGCCCGTTCTCCGTGGAGAAACAGGTAGCGATCATCTACCTCGGTACCAACGGCCTGCTCCGCGAAGTGCCCGTGAAGAACGTAGCCGCTTTCCAGGACGCCTTCCTGCACGAAATGGAAGTTCGCCTGCCCGAAGTGCTCGGCGAATTCAAGAAAGGTAACCTGCCCGAAGAAGGCATCAAGAAAATGGTTGCACTGGCCGACGAGCTGAAGCCCCGCTTCGCCTAA
- the atpH gene encoding ATP synthase F1 subunit delta: MQNPRLANRYAKSLIDLAVAKNELEAVHGDMLLLQSITRSNADVVALLRSPIIKADKKIKIMGAILDGKISGITSAFIRLVTLKGRESVLAEITGEFEKQYNALKGIVRVKLTSAAPLDAQLLNLIRDKVETSAGRKVELETAVNPELIGGFVLETGNELFDASVLRDLKDIKKQFLKNIYVSEIR, translated from the coding sequence ATGCAGAATCCCCGTTTAGCAAACAGGTATGCGAAATCGCTGATCGACCTGGCGGTGGCCAAGAACGAACTGGAAGCCGTACATGGCGACATGCTCCTGCTCCAGTCCATCACCCGCAGCAATGCCGACGTGGTTGCGCTGCTCCGCAGCCCCATCATCAAGGCCGATAAGAAGATCAAGATCATGGGCGCCATCCTCGACGGTAAGATCAGCGGCATCACTTCCGCGTTCATCCGCCTGGTAACGCTCAAAGGCCGCGAAAGCGTGCTGGCCGAGATCACCGGGGAGTTCGAAAAGCAGTACAATGCCCTCAAAGGCATCGTTCGCGTGAAACTGACTTCCGCCGCTCCGCTCGATGCGCAGCTGCTGAACCTCATCCGCGACAAGGTGGAAACCTCCGCCGGCCGCAAAGTAGAACTGGAAACAGCAGTAAACCCCGAACTGATCGGCGGCTTCGTCCTCGAAACCGGCAACGAACTGTTCGACGCTTCCGTACTGCGCGACCTGAAGGATATCAAGAAACAGTTCCTCAAGAACATTTACGTTTCTGAAATCCGCTAA
- the atpF gene encoding F0F1 ATP synthase subunit B, with the protein MPQLGLFTISFIIFLIVLWILVKFAWKPILAVLKEREDSISDSIATAERVKEEMAQMKAEHEHVLAEAKAERSAILKEAKDAKEQIIREAKEQAQAEAKKIIAEASVAIENQKMAALTDVKNQVGTLVIEVAEKVLRKELSDKTNQEAYIKQLAGEIKLN; encoded by the coding sequence ATGCCTCAATTAGGCTTATTCACCATCTCTTTCATCATTTTCCTGATCGTTCTGTGGATCCTCGTGAAGTTTGCCTGGAAGCCTATCCTGGCAGTTCTGAAAGAAAGGGAAGACTCCATCTCCGACTCCATCGCCACCGCTGAGCGCGTGAAAGAGGAAATGGCGCAAATGAAAGCCGAGCACGAACATGTGCTGGCCGAGGCGAAAGCCGAACGCAGCGCTATCCTGAAAGAAGCGAAAGACGCCAAAGAGCAGATCATTCGCGAAGCCAAGGAACAAGCACAGGCCGAAGCCAAAAAAATCATCGCGGAAGCTTCCGTAGCCATCGAGAACCAGAAAATGGCCGCCCTCACCGACGTTAAAAACCAGGTAGGCACCCTCGTGATCGAAGTAGCGGAAAAAGTGCTGCGCAAAGAGCTGTCCGACAAAACCAACCAGGAAGCTTACATCAAGCAACTGGCCGGCGAAATCAAACTGAACTAA
- the atpE gene encoding ATP synthase F0 subunit C, whose translation MELLTVMMQAAESASGLAKAGGAVGAGIAAIAAGIGVGNIGKSALESIARQPEAANDIRANMILAAALVEGVALFGVIAGLLAVVL comes from the coding sequence ATGGAACTTTTAACTGTAATGATGCAGGCTGCTGAATCCGCTTCTGGCCTGGCTAAAGCTGGTGGTGCTGTTGGTGCTGGTATTGCTGCTATCGCAGCTGGTATCGGTGTAGGTAACATCGGTAAGAGCGCGCTGGAATCCATCGCTCGTCAGCCCGAAGCTGCTAACGACATCCGTGCTAACATGATCCTGGCTGCGGCGCTGGTAGAGGGTGTTGCCCTGTTCGGCGTTATCGCGGGTCTGCTGGCGGTAGTACTGTAA
- the atpB gene encoding F0F1 ATP synthase subunit A: MFSLNRFKYKLVALITVFFITVSGTITTAQASDGHEEKKGFNAKEVILGHVKDAHDWHLLDVGDFHLTAPLPVIIYNPVRGVSMFSSSKFHHGHDAHDGYRLVDAHYLESHHLTAAQYPEGSIIEVDANDNPTGQKIYDWSITKNIASMLFAAVLLVVLMLNVAKAYRVRGHRQAPKGFQSLIEPVIIFMRDEVVRPNIPGAKGEKYVPFILTIFFFILINNLLGLLPGSANVTGNIAVTAALALISFIAMMAATNRHFWAHIFNPPVPGGVKIILAPVELIGVFTKPVSLMIRLFANILAGHIIILSIISLVFIFGSLNKVAGYGFLPITIVFNIVMMMLELLVAFIQAFIFANLTAVFIGQAMEHQGGHHH, translated from the coding sequence GTGTTTTCCTTGAATCGGTTCAAATATAAGCTGGTAGCCCTGATAACGGTGTTTTTCATCACCGTTTCCGGCACAATTACCACGGCCCAAGCATCAGACGGCCATGAAGAAAAGAAAGGTTTTAATGCGAAGGAAGTCATCCTCGGACACGTGAAGGATGCGCACGACTGGCACTTGCTGGACGTGGGCGATTTTCACCTGACCGCTCCGCTGCCGGTTATTATTTATAACCCGGTGCGTGGCGTTTCGATGTTTTCTTCCTCCAAGTTCCACCACGGGCACGACGCGCACGACGGGTACCGCCTGGTGGACGCGCATTACCTCGAGTCTCACCACCTGACCGCCGCCCAGTATCCTGAAGGCAGCATCATCGAGGTGGATGCGAACGACAATCCGACCGGCCAGAAGATCTACGACTGGTCCATCACCAAGAACATTGCGTCCATGCTCTTTGCAGCGGTGCTCCTGGTGGTGTTGATGCTCAACGTAGCCAAGGCTTACCGCGTACGTGGCCACCGCCAGGCGCCGAAAGGCTTCCAGAGCCTCATCGAACCGGTGATCATTTTCATGCGCGACGAAGTGGTACGCCCCAACATCCCGGGCGCGAAAGGTGAAAAGTACGTTCCTTTCATCCTGACCATCTTCTTCTTTATTCTCATCAACAACCTGCTGGGCCTGCTGCCGGGTTCTGCCAACGTAACCGGTAACATCGCGGTAACGGCGGCGCTGGCGCTGATTTCCTTCATCGCGATGATGGCGGCTACGAACCGTCACTTCTGGGCGCATATCTTCAACCCTCCCGTACCGGGCGGTGTAAAGATCATCCTGGCGCCGGTGGAGCTGATCGGTGTGTTCACCAAGCCGGTTTCCCTCATGATCCGACTTTTCGCCAACATCCTGGCGGGTCACATCATCATCCTGAGCATTATCTCCCTCGTGTTCATATTCGGTTCGCTGAATAAAGTTGCCGGTTACGGCTTCCTGCCCATTACGATCGTGTTCAACATCGTGATGATGATGCTGGAACTGCTGGTGGCTTTCATCCAGGCGTTCATCTTTGCCAACCTTACCGCTGTATTCATCGGTCAGGCCATGGAACACCAGGGCGGTCATCACCATTAA